Part of the Thermus neutrinimicus genome is shown below.
CCACGATGACCGCCCCCTTCTTGGGCAACACGGCCTTCACCTTGCCCACCTGGCCCTTGTACTTGCCGGAGGCCACCAAAACCGTGTCCCCTTTCTTCACGTGCAGTTTGGCCTGCATCAGAGCACCTCCGGAGCCAGGGAGACGATCTTCATGAAGCCCTTTTCCCGCAGCTCCCGCGCCACGGGCCCGAAGACGCGGGTACCCCGCGGCTCCAGCTGGTTGTTGATGATGACGGCGGCGTTGTCGTCAAAGCGGATGGCGGAACCATCGGGACGCTTAACCTCCTTCTTGGTGCGCACCACCACCGCCTTCACCACGTCGCCCTCCTTCACCGCCCCCCGGGGGATGGCCTCCTTGACGCTGGCCACAATGATGTCCCCCACGGTGGCGTATTTGGCGTTGGAGCCCTTAAGCACGCGGATGCACATGATCTTGCGGGCCCCGGTGTTGTCGGCCACCTCCAGGTAGGTCTGGGGCTGGATCATGCCTTACCTCCCCGCTTGGAAAGGCTTGCGTAGTTCTGCCTACGCACCAGGTATTTCTCCACCAGGTCTAGCCTGCCCCCTTCCACCAGGCGCAAAACCCTAAAGCGCTTGCGCTTGGAGACGGGGCGGGACTCGATGATCTCCACCACGTCCCCCACCTTGTACTTCTCCTCGGGGTCGTGGGCCAGGTACTTCTTGGAGCGTTTGATCACCTTGCCGTAGAGAGGGTGGGGGAACTGGCGCTCCACCAAGACCGTGACGGTCTTCTGCATCTTGTCGCTCACCACCACCCCGGTCAGCACCTTCTTAGGC
Proteins encoded:
- the rplN gene encoding 50S ribosomal protein L14; translation: MIQPQTYLEVADNTGARKIMCIRVLKGSNAKYATVGDIIVASVKEAIPRGAVKEGDVVKAVVVRTKKEVKRPDGSAIRFDDNAAVIINNQLEPRGTRVFGPVARELREKGFMKIVSLAPEVL
- the rpsQ gene encoding 30S ribosomal protein S17; the protein is MPKKVLTGVVVSDKMQKTVTVLVERQFPHPLYGKVIKRSKKYLAHDPEEKYKVGDVVEIIESRPVSKRKRFRVLRLVEGGRLDLVEKYLVRRQNYASLSKRGGKA